A window of the Corynebacterium minutissimum genome harbors these coding sequences:
- a CDS encoding DUF418 domain-containing protein, with the protein MPHQSHQPHLPRQASSPRLLVPDVARGMALLGIALANITTGWISTSGEGPDAYFGGVETLADKIYVVFAAMFVHVRGLPMFSTLLGFGVGLIAMSLWRRGFPLGRARTVIAKRYGFLALFGALHCLFLFMGDIMMLYGMMGILIALVLSLSDRVLMIVAYVLFGLTVLSGIGMGIGTAFIDTSKIDVGAFSSAQSYWELLGEQAFMVVAQLFSLPFTGFMVLPVMLVGFVWARRGTLAGGHRRELWIWTAITAAIILFIGLPWGLAASGFIDPALGGPLNAANSCIGMLTGPGIVAATTLALEPLQRRGARPWFLWPLIALGKRSMTGYVLQSVFFLALVYPFTLNIGPEFSATGQAALAAGVWLATLLIACALEAAGKPGPFEWVHRRLSYGKTMRPELGAVPNPVPSAPAHPPAAPGLPSGPPTGPQPGAFPQPFPQQGAAPHAFPPPSQPQRPEEDWRRG; encoded by the coding sequence ATGCCCCATCAGTCGCACCAGCCCCACCTACCACGCCAGGCCTCGAGTCCTCGCCTCCTTGTCCCTGATGTCGCCCGCGGCATGGCCCTTCTGGGCATTGCTCTAGCCAACATCACCACTGGGTGGATCTCCACCAGCGGTGAGGGGCCTGACGCCTACTTTGGCGGCGTCGAGACCCTCGCGGACAAGATTTATGTGGTCTTTGCCGCCATGTTCGTCCACGTGCGTGGCCTGCCTATGTTCTCCACGCTTTTGGGCTTCGGCGTGGGACTTATCGCGATGAGCCTGTGGCGCCGAGGTTTCCCGCTGGGCCGCGCGCGGACGGTGATTGCAAAGCGCTACGGGTTCTTGGCTCTGTTCGGAGCTCTGCATTGCCTCTTCCTGTTTATGGGAGACATCATGATGTTGTACGGAATGATGGGTATTCTCATCGCGCTCGTACTTTCCCTCTCCGATAGAGTCCTCATGATTGTGGCCTACGTGCTCTTCGGGCTCACAGTATTGAGCGGTATCGGCATGGGGATAGGCACCGCGTTCATTGATACGTCGAAGATTGATGTCGGCGCTTTTTCCTCCGCACAAAGCTACTGGGAACTGCTAGGCGAACAAGCCTTTATGGTGGTCGCTCAACTTTTCTCGCTGCCCTTCACCGGATTCATGGTTCTACCGGTGATGCTCGTGGGCTTCGTGTGGGCGCGCCGCGGCACACTGGCGGGCGGACACCGCCGCGAGCTTTGGATTTGGACGGCGATTACCGCGGCCATCATTCTCTTCATCGGTCTGCCTTGGGGCTTGGCCGCCAGCGGATTCATTGATCCGGCGCTGGGTGGGCCCCTCAACGCGGCGAATAGCTGCATCGGTATGCTCACCGGGCCGGGCATCGTGGCGGCGACGACGCTCGCCTTGGAACCCCTACAGCGCCGTGGCGCGCGCCCGTGGTTCCTGTGGCCGCTCATCGCGCTGGGCAAGCGTTCCATGACCGGCTACGTGCTGCAGTCCGTGTTTTTCCTGGCGCTGGTCTACCCCTTCACGCTGAACATTGGACCGGAGTTCAGTGCCACGGGCCAGGCAGCGCTGGCCGCCGGCGTGTGGCTAGCAACGCTCCTTATCGCCTGCGCGCTTGAGGCCGCAGGCAAGCCCGGTCCTTTCGAGTGGGTTCACCGTCGCTTGTCCTACGGCAAGACGATGCGCCCAGAGTTGGGGGCTGTGCCTAACCCTGTGCCTTCCGCGCCAGCCCATCCACCAGCAGCACCAGGCCTACCGTCTGGGCCGCCGACTGGCCCGCAGCCAGGAGCTTTCCCACAGCCGTTCCCGCAGCAGGGAGCTGCGCCGCACGCGTTCCCGCCACCGTCGCAGCCTCAGAGGCCAGAAGAAGATTGGCGCCGTGGCTGA
- a CDS encoding adenylate/guanylate cyclase domain-containing protein: MNRLMRGARWLWSTQWPMYAALVLGANIIGAIAIMTFVVFFLPMPEISEFISDTPHLWTYGSLFVIFAVIIGIAVTLRIFRPVLDWQRNPTAHDPNMVRNLVLRIPIYQAGVAAMVWLLGIILAVVLAGQQSASLGIVVGVSSTLAGALVVLLTYLQAERLVRPVAAEAVARRFEDSTLEPPIKYRLMSTWLMTSGIPLIGIILVHVGQKMGMFTTETSDIIPAIIALSITALGTGLIGTMFAMMSVVDPILELQDAINRVRRGETDVQVDIYDGSELGVLQAGFNEMMRGLRERQRVRDIFGRYVGTEVAQRALEERPELGGEDRKVAVLFIDVIGSTTFAVNHTPEEVVEELNKFFEHVVEVVHRNKGIINKFQGDAALAVFGAPLTVYDANSMALQAARELRQELRGLQLQAGIGVAAGHVVAGHIGGADRFEYTVIGDAVNEAARLTELAKDTPGQVLTNSATLRGANEAEQARWTLMKSIELRGRRRMTQLARPIRPTLAERAQG, from the coding sequence ATGAATAGACTGATGCGTGGCGCCCGCTGGTTGTGGAGCACCCAATGGCCGATGTACGCCGCGCTCGTCTTGGGCGCCAACATTATCGGCGCCATCGCGATTATGACCTTTGTGGTCTTCTTCCTCCCCATGCCGGAGATTTCGGAGTTCATCTCCGATACCCCGCACCTGTGGACCTACGGTTCACTCTTTGTCATCTTCGCCGTCATCATCGGCATTGCGGTAACGTTGCGCATCTTCCGGCCAGTACTGGATTGGCAACGCAACCCCACGGCCCACGACCCCAACATGGTGCGCAACCTCGTGCTGCGCATCCCCATTTACCAGGCCGGGGTTGCCGCTATGGTGTGGTTGCTCGGCATCATCCTGGCTGTGGTGCTCGCCGGCCAACAATCAGCGAGCTTGGGAATCGTGGTGGGAGTGTCCTCCACGCTGGCCGGTGCGCTCGTGGTGTTGCTCACCTATCTACAGGCAGAGCGCCTCGTGCGGCCCGTCGCGGCGGAGGCCGTGGCGCGGCGCTTCGAGGATTCCACTTTGGAGCCGCCGATTAAGTACCGCCTGATGTCCACGTGGCTCATGACTTCCGGTATCCCGCTCATCGGCATCATCTTGGTCCACGTGGGCCAGAAGATGGGGATGTTCACCACCGAAACCTCCGATATTATTCCCGCCATCATCGCGCTGAGCATCACCGCGTTAGGTACGGGGCTTATCGGCACCATGTTCGCCATGATGAGCGTGGTGGACCCCATCCTGGAATTGCAGGACGCCATTAACCGCGTGCGCCGCGGCGAGACCGATGTCCAGGTGGATATCTACGATGGCTCCGAACTCGGTGTTCTCCAGGCCGGCTTCAACGAAATGATGCGCGGCCTGCGTGAGCGCCAGCGCGTGCGCGATATCTTCGGCCGCTATGTCGGCACCGAGGTGGCACAGCGTGCTCTGGAAGAACGCCCGGAACTCGGCGGCGAGGACCGCAAGGTGGCCGTGCTGTTTATCGACGTCATCGGGTCCACCACCTTCGCCGTCAACCACACCCCGGAAGAGGTCGTGGAGGAGCTCAACAAATTCTTCGAGCACGTCGTCGAGGTAGTGCACCGCAACAAGGGCATCATCAACAAATTCCAGGGTGACGCCGCCCTAGCCGTCTTCGGCGCGCCACTCACGGTCTATGATGCCAACTCCATGGCGCTGCAGGCTGCGCGCGAGCTGCGCCAGGAGCTGCGCGGTTTGCAGCTGCAGGCGGGCATAGGCGTAGCCGCGGGCCACGTGGTGGCCGGCCACATTGGTGGTGCGGACCGCTTTGAGTACACCGTGATTGGTGACGCCGTCAATGAAGCCGCACGCCTGACCGAGCTGGCCAAGGACACCCCGGGCCAGGTGCTCACCAACTCTGCCACTCTGCGCGGAGCCAACGAGGCCGAGCAAGCACGCTGGACACTGATGAAATCCATTGAGTTGCGTGGGCGCCGTCGCATGACGCAGTTGGCACGCCCCATTCGCCCGACGTTGGCCGAACGCGCCCAAGGATAA
- a CDS encoding DNA polymerase III subunit delta', with translation MVNHFSYPSRLGRVNTSSVAERLADAPSVAHTILSAARAARGEGDPRAMSHSWLLTGPPGAGRSLAAQCFAAALMCTSADANGDPGCGRCPSCQSVLENQEHTDLVYVDPKEQFITVGEAREVIGRAASLPSVAPWRVVIFNKADRLRNEAANALLKTVEEPPERTVIIMVAPSEDPEDFSVTLRSRCRHLYIPAPSVEGVVKQLVAEGASEDDARLAAVTTLRHVGRARHLVQDQAAQKRRAMAINLAEDVFHGSVAFQSVTTLLKFIEKDAKDSHAEAEEAERSKIEQSFGVGAKGKGAAKAQRDARSALKDLEELHKKRAKRRIADGLDIALVDLAGIYRDALMLKVGAEVEMTHPDFAGLAGELAQRVSEDGLLAAQSAIRTCREQLPQNVTPQVAFDGMVGRLRLACGAR, from the coding sequence ATGGTTAATCACTTTAGTTATCCCAGTAGGCTAGGGCGAGTGAACACCTCCAGCGTTGCCGAAAGGCTTGCCGACGCCCCCTCCGTCGCCCACACCATCCTCAGTGCTGCCCGCGCGGCACGCGGCGAGGGTGACCCGCGCGCGATGAGCCATTCCTGGCTGTTAACAGGCCCTCCCGGTGCCGGGCGCTCACTGGCCGCGCAATGCTTTGCCGCGGCGCTCATGTGTACTTCTGCCGATGCGAACGGTGACCCCGGCTGCGGGCGCTGCCCGTCCTGCCAGAGCGTTTTGGAGAATCAAGAGCATACCGACTTGGTCTACGTGGACCCCAAGGAACAGTTCATCACCGTCGGCGAGGCGCGTGAGGTTATCGGGCGCGCGGCCAGCCTGCCCAGTGTGGCGCCGTGGCGCGTGGTCATCTTTAACAAAGCCGACCGCCTGCGCAACGAGGCTGCCAATGCGTTGCTCAAAACCGTGGAGGAGCCGCCGGAGCGCACCGTCATCATCATGGTGGCGCCCTCGGAGGACCCGGAGGATTTCTCGGTTACGCTGCGCTCGCGCTGCCGCCACCTTTATATCCCGGCGCCGAGCGTGGAGGGCGTCGTCAAGCAGCTCGTCGCCGAGGGGGCTAGTGAAGATGACGCCCGCCTCGCTGCCGTCACCACCTTGCGTCATGTGGGCCGCGCGCGCCACCTTGTGCAGGATCAAGCCGCGCAGAAACGCCGCGCCATGGCCATCAACCTGGCCGAGGATGTCTTCCACGGTTCCGTCGCTTTCCAATCCGTCACCACGCTGCTGAAGTTCATTGAGAAGGACGCCAAGGACTCCCATGCGGAAGCTGAGGAGGCGGAGCGCTCCAAGATTGAGCAATCCTTCGGCGTCGGTGCCAAGGGCAAGGGCGCGGCGAAGGCGCAGCGCGACGCCCGCAGTGCCCTGAAAGACTTGGAGGAGCTCCATAAGAAGCGCGCTAAGCGACGCATCGCCGACGGCCTCGACATCGCCCTGGTAGATCTCGCCGGTATTTATCGCGATGCGCTCATGCTCAAAGTTGGCGCTGAGGTGGAGATGACTCACCCGGACTTCGCGGGCCTGGCCGGTGAACTGGCACAGCGCGTGAGCGAAGACGGCCTGCTTGCCGCCCAGTCCGCCATCCGTACCTGCCGCGAGCAACTGCCGCAGAACGTCACCCCACAGGTGGCTTTCGACGGAATGGTGGGCCGCCTGCGCCTTGCCTGCGGTGCGCGCTAA
- a CDS encoding DUF4442 domain-containing protein, giving the protein MAHFSARQLKRFMGFWPPFLGAGIKIKEFTDDGTRVVVSHKPNMLTKNAMGVAFGGTLSAMTDPFFMLASMHRLGKEYRIWDAAGEIKYLKPGRGTVTADMRIPEETYALIKEKTANGQKYLHWFDVNIIDEEGDVVAHVRRQVYYRRKQK; this is encoded by the coding sequence ATGGCCCACTTTTCTGCACGCCAGCTCAAGCGCTTCATGGGATTCTGGCCACCCTTCTTGGGCGCGGGCATAAAGATCAAGGAATTCACTGATGACGGCACGCGCGTCGTGGTCAGCCACAAGCCGAACATGTTGACCAAGAATGCCATGGGCGTTGCCTTCGGCGGCACGCTCTCCGCCATGACGGATCCGTTCTTCATGCTCGCCTCCATGCACCGCCTGGGCAAGGAGTACCGCATCTGGGATGCCGCTGGTGAGATTAAGTACCTCAAACCCGGCCGTGGCACAGTCACCGCCGATATGCGCATCCCGGAGGAGACCTACGCGCTTATCAAGGAGAAAACCGCCAACGGTCAGAAGTACCTGCATTGGTTCGACGTCAACATCATCGATGAGGAAGGCGATGTCGTCGCTCATGTGCGCCGGCAGGTGTATTACCGACGCAAGCAGAAATAA
- a CDS encoding N-acetylglucosamine-6-phosphate deacetylase yields the protein MQPEGTGSQGHVEGLYIDENFELRAGAVTFGESIEGIELGDVPAAEAAWRAGDPDALLWVPGFVDLHNHGGNGGGFPNGDYEQCLAAARFHRAHGTTTLLASLVSGTQEELCARAELLAQLAEEGEIAGIHMEGPFIAAAKCGAQDPSRIVPGDPDFFRAVIAAARGHLCSITFAPETENVDKLLELCAEHGIIASLGHTEADYDTTLNAIAKAKELGVTVTGTHLFNAMPSIHHRAPGPVAALLTAAKAGNAAVELIADGVHLVDGTVDMAHNPRAFAVTDAMAAAGMADGDYELGSLPVTVSGGVARVSSGAIAGGTSTLSQQFASFAVRHGLGEAVRFTSTTAADVMGEKDLGRIAVGARANLVGLNAQLEPVRVIVGGTEFINS from the coding sequence ATGCAGCCAGAGGGAACAGGGAGTCAAGGCCACGTCGAGGGCCTCTACATCGATGAAAATTTCGAGCTGCGCGCTGGTGCCGTCACGTTCGGGGAGAGTATTGAGGGTATAGAGCTTGGCGACGTCCCCGCAGCCGAGGCCGCCTGGCGCGCCGGGGACCCGGATGCGTTGCTCTGGGTGCCCGGTTTCGTGGACCTGCACAACCACGGCGGCAACGGCGGGGGATTCCCCAACGGCGATTATGAGCAGTGCCTGGCCGCCGCCCGCTTCCACCGCGCGCACGGCACCACGACGCTGCTGGCCAGCTTGGTTTCCGGCACGCAAGAAGAGCTGTGCGCCAGGGCCGAGCTTTTGGCCCAGCTGGCTGAGGAAGGCGAGATCGCCGGCATCCACATGGAAGGCCCCTTCATCGCGGCGGCCAAGTGCGGCGCGCAGGACCCTTCGCGCATCGTGCCGGGCGACCCGGACTTCTTCCGCGCGGTTATCGCCGCTGCCCGCGGGCACCTTTGCTCCATTACTTTTGCGCCGGAGACGGAAAACGTCGACAAGCTGCTCGAACTCTGCGCGGAGCATGGCATCATCGCCAGCCTGGGGCATACCGAGGCCGATTATGACACCACGCTGAACGCTATCGCCAAGGCCAAGGAGCTCGGCGTCACCGTGACCGGCACGCACCTTTTCAATGCCATGCCCTCCATCCATCACCGCGCGCCGGGCCCGGTGGCCGCCTTGCTCACCGCGGCGAAGGCGGGGAATGCGGCCGTCGAGCTCATCGCCGATGGCGTACATCTTGTCGACGGCACCGTGGACATGGCCCACAACCCCCGGGCGTTCGCGGTGACGGATGCCATGGCGGCCGCTGGAATGGCCGATGGTGACTATGAATTGGGCTCCCTCCCCGTCACCGTGAGCGGGGGAGTAGCGCGCGTGTCCAGCGGCGCTATCGCGGGCGGCACCTCTACTTTGTCCCAACAATTCGCCAGCTTTGCTGTTCGCCATGGTCTGGGCGAGGCAGTGCGTTTTACCTCCACCACGGCCGCGGATGTGATGGGGGAGAAGGATCTAGGCCGCATCGCGGTTGGCGCGCGCGCCAACCTGGTGGGCCTCAATGCTCAGCTGGAACCGGTGCGTGTCATTGTCGGTGGTACCGAATTTATAAACTCTTAA
- the nagB gene encoding glucosamine-6-phosphate deaminase: MDILIRSTPAEVAVAAADILASYANNSATLGLATGSTPVATYKELIARHERGEVSFAGSRAFLLDEYLGLHPEHEQSYYATIRRDFTSHVDFDDALVKSPEGSAADPVAASAAYDQAIRNAGGVDVQLLGIGANGHIGFNEPSSSLMSRTRVVALHPQTVKDNSRFFDNVEEVPRHAITQGLGTISEARHLLLIATGSNKANAVHAMVEGPLSAHCPGSVLQLHPRATVIVDESAASLLEDREYYLYADQNRL; this comes from the coding sequence ATGGACATCCTTATCCGCTCCACCCCAGCCGAGGTCGCCGTCGCGGCTGCCGATATCCTCGCAAGCTACGCCAACAATTCCGCCACCCTGGGTCTAGCCACGGGTTCCACCCCGGTGGCTACCTACAAGGAGCTTATCGCCCGCCACGAGCGCGGCGAGGTGAGCTTCGCCGGCAGCCGCGCTTTTCTTCTTGACGAGTACCTTGGCCTTCACCCCGAGCATGAGCAGTCCTACTACGCCACCATCCGCCGTGACTTCACCAGCCACGTCGATTTCGATGATGCCTTGGTCAAGAGTCCAGAAGGTAGCGCTGCCGACCCCGTGGCAGCCAGCGCCGCCTATGACCAGGCCATTCGGAATGCCGGAGGCGTCGATGTCCAGTTGCTCGGCATTGGTGCTAATGGCCACATCGGTTTCAACGAGCCGTCGAGCTCCCTGATGTCCCGCACCCGCGTGGTGGCGCTGCACCCGCAGACTGTGAAGGATAACTCCCGTTTCTTCGACAACGTCGAAGAGGTTCCGCGCCACGCAATCACGCAGGGTCTTGGCACGATTAGCGAGGCCCGCCACCTGCTCCTCATCGCCACCGGCAGCAACAAAGCCAACGCGGTGCACGCGATGGTCGAAGGTCCACTTTCAGCGCACTGCCCTGGATCGGTGCTGCAGCTGCACCCGCGCGCGACCGTCATCGTTGATGAATCCGCCGCCTCTCTCCTGGAGGACCGCGAGTACTACCTCTACGCGGATCAGAACCGTCTGTAG
- the nagE gene encoding N-acetylglucosamine-specific PTS transporter subunit IIBC, translating into MKFNVMGPLQRLGKALMGAVAVLPVAAILSGVGYWISSAAGSENLAAQLLISSGDAVLANLGWIFAIAISFGLAKDSNGAAALSGFLAFATFMKLLGPDAVAGYRGIEDPTALTGNEALEWAAEGWNAVGGGNVLFGILAGIMAAWVYNRFHATKLPDFLAFFSGRRLVPILTAIFAIVVSGILYFVWPFIYHALFNFGASIQGLGAAGAGIYGVANRLLIPTGLHHALNSVFWFDVIGINDIGNFQSGQKTIEAAAAATSAADCPGIWANGQCTVEGVVGRYQAGFFPVMMFGLPGAALAMYLRADKSKRKVVGSLMAAGALASFFTGVTEPLEFSFMFVAPLLYVVHALLMGLSVFIAAAMEWTAGFGFSAGFVDMLLSSQNPLANKWYMLLVMGVAFFALYFVIFYFLIGWLNLKTPGRGEDDAAAESTEDSGSGDDKTAVDAARIIEGLGGKDNIDSLDYCTTRLRVGVKERALVDDSVIKRAAVSGVIHPSEKSVQVIVGPAVQFMYDEVSHQLRHGSPALATAGAASSAGAAGTGASVPASAEGASNSSASSSSSHVEGEGVDVRAPFAGDVVELSQVPDASFAQGMVGEGFAVMPDAVDAFDVCAPVDGTITMIFKTRHAFGMQTADGLDLLIHIGIDTVELKGEGFTALAKKGDTVTAGTPIIAVEASKLRERGVNLITPVVCPTAKQVAGIDIAREGHALPGEVAATIKRSS; encoded by the coding sequence ATGAAATTCAATGTGATGGGGCCGCTACAGCGGCTCGGAAAAGCCCTCATGGGTGCCGTGGCGGTGCTGCCCGTCGCGGCGATCCTCAGTGGTGTTGGCTACTGGATCTCCAGCGCCGCTGGCTCGGAGAACCTCGCCGCCCAGCTGCTCATTAGCTCCGGCGACGCGGTGCTGGCCAATCTGGGCTGGATCTTCGCCATTGCGATTTCCTTCGGCCTGGCCAAGGATTCCAACGGTGCTGCCGCACTCTCGGGCTTTTTGGCCTTCGCCACGTTCATGAAGCTGCTGGGCCCCGACGCCGTGGCCGGTTACCGCGGTATCGAAGACCCCACCGCGCTGACTGGCAACGAGGCACTGGAGTGGGCCGCGGAAGGTTGGAACGCCGTGGGCGGCGGCAACGTTCTCTTCGGCATTCTCGCCGGCATCATGGCGGCGTGGGTCTATAACCGCTTCCACGCCACCAAGCTGCCGGACTTCCTGGCCTTCTTCTCTGGACGGCGCCTCGTGCCGATTCTCACCGCCATTTTCGCCATCGTGGTCTCCGGAATCCTCTACTTCGTGTGGCCGTTCATCTACCACGCGCTGTTCAACTTTGGTGCCTCCATCCAAGGCCTGGGTGCTGCAGGCGCTGGTATCTACGGTGTGGCCAACCGCCTACTTATCCCGACGGGCCTGCACCACGCGCTGAACTCCGTCTTCTGGTTCGATGTCATCGGTATCAATGACATTGGCAATTTCCAGAGTGGTCAGAAGACCATCGAGGCAGCCGCCGCCGCTACCTCCGCCGCTGATTGCCCGGGTATCTGGGCTAACGGCCAGTGCACGGTCGAGGGCGTCGTGGGCCGCTACCAGGCTGGATTCTTCCCCGTCATGATGTTTGGCCTACCGGGTGCGGCACTTGCCATGTACCTGCGCGCGGATAAGAGCAAGCGCAAGGTCGTCGGCTCGCTCATGGCCGCTGGCGCCCTGGCTTCCTTCTTCACCGGCGTGACCGAGCCGCTGGAGTTCTCCTTCATGTTCGTTGCCCCGCTGCTCTACGTCGTGCATGCGCTCCTCATGGGTCTCTCCGTCTTCATCGCCGCAGCTATGGAGTGGACCGCCGGCTTCGGCTTCTCTGCCGGTTTCGTGGATATGCTGCTTTCCTCGCAGAATCCGCTGGCCAACAAGTGGTACATGCTGCTGGTCATGGGCGTCGCCTTCTTCGCTCTGTACTTCGTCATCTTCTACTTCCTCATCGGCTGGCTCAACCTCAAGACCCCGGGCCGCGGTGAGGACGATGCTGCCGCAGAGTCCACCGAGGATTCCGGTAGCGGTGATGACAAGACCGCAGTTGACGCCGCCCGCATCATCGAGGGGCTTGGCGGCAAGGACAACATTGACTCCCTGGACTACTGCACCACGCGTCTGCGTGTCGGCGTGAAGGAGCGCGCGCTTGTCGACGACTCCGTGATCAAACGCGCCGCCGTCTCCGGTGTGATACACCCCTCGGAGAAGAGCGTCCAGGTCATCGTGGGCCCGGCTGTGCAGTTCATGTATGACGAGGTCAGCCACCAGCTGCGCCACGGCTCCCCGGCCCTGGCCACTGCTGGCGCTGCGAGCTCGGCAGGTGCCGCGGGTACTGGAGCCAGCGTGCCTGCCAGCGCCGAGGGCGCCAGCAACAGCAGCGCTTCTTCTAGCAGTTCCCACGTCGAGGGCGAAGGCGTCGACGTGCGTGCCCCGTTCGCCGGAGACGTCGTCGAGCTCTCCCAAGTCCCGGATGCGTCCTTTGCGCAGGGCATGGTGGGCGAAGGTTTTGCGGTGATGCCTGATGCCGTCGATGCCTTCGACGTCTGCGCTCCCGTAGACGGCACCATCACCATGATCTTCAAGACGCGCCATGCCTTCGGTATGCAGACCGCGGATGGGCTGGACCTGCTTATCCACATCGGTATCGACACCGTGGAGCTCAAGGGCGAAGGTTTTACGGCCCTGGCCAAGAAGGGCGACACCGTCACCGCCGGCACGCCGATCATCGCGGTGGAGGCAAGCAAGCTGCGCGAGCGCGGCGTCAATCTCATCACCCCGGTGGTGTGCCCGACGGCCAAGCAGGTCGCCGGCATCGACATCGCCCGCGAGGGCCATGCCTTGCCAGGCGAGGTCGCAGCAACCATCAAGCGCAGCAGCTAA
- a CDS encoding AMP-binding protein — protein sequence MKLSDITFHANAIARFIPSLFHAGLISPAGGPRAWAATLPVLARYRFTTAREVEQAYLTCPERLALIDDDGALTYRQLRDHSQTFARWLLSKNLDEIRLGVMARNGRGIITPLAAKGYAGAHIFLLNVGSSPEQLAGCIEENRINVLVIDDEFIDRLYPAGDLPEGLSVVIAHESGVDRPAMLAAAPTLHQIVMRPRDVAKHKLPAWPQHGHIVLMSSGTTGIPKGIMRPEPTLPVVVASIVGSVPWRANQKVQMTASIFHTWGWACINIALGLRNTIVTRRVFDPTAALDDIQRYQLDGLLSSPVFFRQMVEADPDSSFDTSSLQFIASAGHALTPEIVKETHERFGPILCNVYGSTELALASTASMEEVAKDPTIGGKIASGTKLRILDEDGNEVPRGEVGEIYLTNSTALIGYTNPKIPLNKVDGLISIGDLGYIDPDGYLHVVGRADDMIIVGGENVHPQSVTEVLEAMPGIAEVHAGGVEDETTFQRIAVWAVTTRDALGNAVTADAIRTWVRENLADHSVPRDVHFLDKLPRNATGKVVPRLLRSTD from the coding sequence ATGAAGCTTTCTGATATCACCTTCCACGCCAACGCGATCGCGCGGTTTATCCCCTCGCTCTTCCACGCCGGCCTCATCAGCCCCGCCGGTGGGCCCCGCGCTTGGGCTGCGACCCTGCCTGTCTTGGCACGCTACCGTTTCACCACCGCCCGCGAGGTCGAGCAGGCCTACCTGACCTGCCCGGAACGCCTGGCGCTTATCGACGACGACGGGGCCCTCACCTACCGCCAGCTCCGCGATCACTCCCAGACCTTCGCGCGCTGGCTGCTCTCGAAAAACCTCGACGAGATCCGCTTAGGCGTCATGGCCCGCAACGGCCGCGGCATCATTACCCCGTTGGCAGCCAAGGGCTATGCGGGCGCGCACATCTTCTTGCTCAACGTGGGTTCCTCCCCGGAGCAGCTGGCCGGCTGCATCGAGGAAAACCGCATCAACGTGCTCGTCATCGATGACGAGTTCATTGACCGCCTTTACCCCGCTGGCGACCTCCCTGAAGGCCTTTCCGTCGTCATCGCTCATGAATCCGGTGTGGATCGTCCGGCGATGCTGGCTGCGGCCCCTACGCTGCACCAGATTGTGATGCGCCCGCGGGACGTCGCGAAGCACAAGCTTCCTGCCTGGCCCCAACACGGGCATATCGTGCTCATGTCGTCCGGAACTACCGGAATTCCCAAGGGCATCATGCGCCCGGAGCCCACGCTGCCGGTGGTCGTTGCCTCCATCGTGGGCTCGGTGCCGTGGCGTGCGAACCAGAAGGTGCAGATGACCGCTTCCATTTTCCATACGTGGGGCTGGGCCTGCATCAACATTGCACTAGGCCTGCGCAACACCATCGTGACGCGGCGCGTCTTTGACCCGACGGCTGCGCTCGACGACATTCAGCGCTACCAGCTCGATGGTCTGCTCTCCTCCCCCGTCTTCTTCCGCCAAATGGTTGAGGCGGACCCGGATTCCAGCTTCGATACCTCGAGCCTGCAGTTCATTGCCTCGGCCGGTCATGCTCTGACCCCGGAGATTGTCAAGGAAACCCACGAGCGCTTCGGCCCGATTCTGTGCAATGTCTATGGTTCGACGGAGCTCGCGTTGGCATCGACGGCCAGCATGGAGGAGGTGGCCAAAGACCCCACCATTGGCGGCAAAATTGCCTCCGGCACCAAACTGCGCATCCTCGATGAGGACGGCAACGAGGTTCCCCGCGGTGAAGTGGGCGAAATTTACCTGACCAATTCGACCGCCCTCATTGGCTATACCAACCCGAAGATTCCGCTCAATAAGGTGGATGGGCTCATTTCCATCGGTGACCTGGGCTATATCGATCCCGACGGTTACCTCCATGTGGTGGGGCGCGCGGATGACATGATCATCGTCGGCGGTGAAAACGTGCACCCGCAGTCGGTCACTGAGGTGCTTGAGGCCATGCCGGGCATCGCGGAGGTACATGCCGGCGGCGTGGAGGATGAGACCACCTTCCAGCGCATCGCCGTGTGGGCCGTGACCACGCGCGATGCCCTGGGCAACGCCGTGACTGCCGACGCCATTCGTACCTGGGTCCGCGAGAACCTCGCCGACCACTCCGTGCCGCGCGACGTCCACTTCCTGGACAAGTTGCCACGCAATGCCACCGGCAAGGTGGTGCCGCGCCTGCTGCGCAGCACCGACTAG